The Apium graveolens cultivar Ventura chromosome 6, ASM990537v1, whole genome shotgun sequence genome contains a region encoding:
- the LOC141665448 gene encoding secreted RxLR effector protein 161-like, with the protein MKDLEEASCILGMKIYRDRSKRMLGLTQSTYIKKVLKRYSMENSKRGLIPMSHGVSLSKKMSPKTFEERERMSRIPYASAIGFIMYAMLCTRPDVAHSLSVTSRFQSDPGEEHWKAVKNIWKYLRRTKEIFLIYGGSELKIEGYTDSSFQSEIDDSKSMSGYVFTLNGGAVSWKSSKQSTMADSAAEAEYIAAKLMMRAKSAISSVTTETNDDFEYDDETRSDEGDDASPSTTDVPD; encoded by the exons ATGAAGGACTTGGAAGAGGCATCTTGCATTCTTGgaatgaagatctatagagatagatcaaagAGAATGTTAGGCTTGACCCAAAGTACATATATCAAAAAAGTGCTAAAGAGAtatagcatggaaaactccaagaGAGGACTCATTCCCATGAGCCATGGAGTTTCTCTTTCCAAGAAAATGTCTCCAAAGACATTTGAGGAGAGAGAGCGTATGAGTAGGATTCCTTATGCTTCTGCAATAGGATTTATCATGTATGCGATGTTATGTACTCGGCCTGATGTTGCTCACTCACTTAGTGTGACAAGCAGATTTCAGTCCGATCCAGGTGAAGAACACTGGAAAGCGGTGAAAAACATCTGGAAGTACTTGAGAAGGACTAAGGAAATTTTTCTTATTTATGGTGgttctgagttgaaaatagaggggtATACAGACTCTAGTTTTCAGTCAGAAATAGATGATAgtaaatccatgtcagggtatgTGTTTACCCTAAATGGTGGGGCagttagttggaagagttccaaacagtcaaCGATGGCTGACTCCGCAGCGGAAGCAGagtatatagctgcaa AATTAATGATGCGAGCTAAGAGTGCTATCTCAAGTGTTACTACAGAAActaatgatgattttgagtatgATGATGAAACTAGAAGTGATGAAGGAGATGATGCTAGTCCCTCCACCACAGATGTTCCAGATTAG